One genomic region from Mycobacterium basiliense encodes:
- a CDS encoding thymidylate synthase: MPIATPYEDLLRRVLDTGTVKADRTGTGTRSLFGQQIRYDLSAGFPLLTTKKVHFKSVVYELLWFLRGDSNIAWLHEHGVTIWDEWASSTGDLGPIYGVQWRSWPTPSGEHIDQVSAALDLLRTDPNSRRIIVSAWNVGEIPQMALPPCHAFFQFYVADGRLSCQLYQRSADLFLGVPFNIASYALLTHMMAAQAGLCVGEFIWTGGDCHIYDNHIEQVCEQLRRDPRPYPELRLAHRDSIFDYTYEDIVVQNYDPHPAIKAPVAV, encoded by the coding sequence GTGCCGATCGCGACGCCCTACGAGGACCTATTGCGGCGGGTGCTCGACACCGGCACCGTCAAGGCCGACCGCACTGGCACGGGGACCCGCAGCCTGTTCGGCCAGCAGATCCGTTATGACCTATCGGCCGGTTTCCCGTTGCTCACCACCAAGAAGGTGCATTTCAAATCCGTGGTCTATGAGTTGCTGTGGTTCTTGCGGGGTGATTCCAACATCGCCTGGCTGCACGAACACGGGGTAACGATCTGGGATGAGTGGGCAAGCAGCACAGGGGATCTCGGACCCATCTACGGGGTGCAATGGCGATCGTGGCCGACCCCGTCAGGCGAACACATCGACCAGGTCAGTGCGGCGCTGGACTTGTTGCGCACCGACCCGAATTCCCGCCGCATCATCGTGTCGGCCTGGAACGTCGGCGAAATCCCGCAGATGGCGCTACCGCCATGTCACGCCTTCTTCCAGTTCTACGTCGCCGATGGCCGGCTGAGCTGCCAGCTTTACCAGCGCAGCGCCGACCTATTCCTCGGGGTGCCGTTCAACATCGCCAGTTACGCGCTGCTCACGCATATGATGGCCGCTCAGGCAGGTCTTTGCGTGGGTGAGTTCATCTGGACCGGTGGGGACTGCCACATCTACGACAACCATATCGAGCAGGTGTGCGAGCAATTGCGGCGCGATCCGCGACCGTATCCGGAACTGCGGTTGGCGCATCGGGATTCAATCTTCGACTACACCTACGAGGACATCGTCGTGCAGAATTACGACCCGCACCCAGCGATCAAGGCGCCCGTCGCAGTATGA
- a CDS encoding phytoene desaturase family protein, whose amino-acid sequence MRALDLSYRFDAIVVGSGIAGLTAGIYLQQQGISTLILERRTVPGGLCGTFFIDGYEFVTGCNDFGRGLEQSLVALGVKAEFLAPKARFHLGSHAINLPPTVSTSLKLVRRSPGILSAIRAARRTPQQTVGQLIDAHLQDPLLAAAACIPIYALMRSPDDVTVGEIQQNFSKELDYGYEKSRTPVGGPRRMIDAMVRRFEMLGGQLRFGCASLAVEPDGTDKRVHTSAGTFWARAVLSSQGRWNHFPSGTKPGLEAALFLLAVRKSFPYPRRYHTIAWFHAGIAEELRRLDAGLRAHPPSFHIFRSDLPEQPDHYTINAVIPLPRGERNPSTDRRQELCAYILSTIEQSMPGFRESVIYQRFLSPAEYEDLLGLSSAPSPYVPPAGFGKLSSYDPDTDIYFLGTSVGPPGEHAGAAAKSGKNAAHMASRRLTN is encoded by the coding sequence ATGCGCGCTCTAGACCTCTCATATCGATTCGATGCGATAGTAGTCGGCAGTGGCATCGCCGGGCTCACCGCCGGCATCTATCTCCAGCAACAGGGCATTAGCACTCTGATCCTGGAGCGCCGCACGGTTCCGGGCGGACTCTGCGGGACATTTTTCATCGATGGCTACGAGTTTGTCACCGGCTGCAACGACTTCGGTCGCGGCCTGGAACAAAGCCTCGTCGCGCTGGGTGTCAAAGCTGAATTCCTGGCGCCCAAGGCCCGCTTTCATCTCGGAAGTCATGCCATCAATCTGCCGCCGACCGTGTCGACGTCGCTGAAACTCGTTCGCCGATCCCCCGGCATTCTGTCCGCAATCCGCGCTGCGCGCCGGACCCCACAGCAGACGGTTGGCCAGCTCATCGACGCACATCTGCAAGATCCGCTGCTTGCGGCCGCCGCTTGCATTCCTATCTACGCGTTGATGCGTTCCCCAGACGATGTGACGGTCGGCGAAATACAGCAGAATTTCTCCAAAGAACTCGATTACGGCTACGAGAAAAGCCGCACCCCGGTCGGGGGTCCGCGCCGAATGATCGACGCGATGGTCCGGCGTTTTGAGATGCTGGGCGGACAACTGCGTTTTGGGTGTGCATCCCTAGCCGTCGAGCCCGACGGTACCGACAAGCGCGTACACACATCCGCCGGAACTTTTTGGGCGCGCGCCGTCCTGTCCAGCCAGGGCCGTTGGAACCATTTCCCGTCAGGCACTAAACCCGGCCTCGAGGCGGCATTGTTTCTCCTTGCCGTCCGCAAATCCTTTCCCTACCCACGCCGCTACCACACAATCGCATGGTTTCACGCGGGCATCGCTGAGGAGTTGCGCCGACTCGACGCCGGTCTGCGGGCTCATCCACCAAGCTTCCACATCTTTCGTTCTGACCTACCGGAGCAGCCGGATCACTACACCATCAACGCCGTCATTCCCCTGCCACGGGGCGAGCGAAATCCATCCACCGATCGGCGGCAAGAGCTCTGCGCGTACATCCTGAGCACTATCGAACAAAGCATGCCGGGATTCCGGGAATCCGTAATCTATCAGCGCTTCCTATCTCCCGCGGAGTACGAAGACCTCCTCGGCCTTTCCAGCGCCCCGAGCCCATATGTACCGCCGGCCGGCTTTGGCAAGCTTTCCAGCTACGACCCCGATACCGACATCTATTTTCTAGGCACTTCGGTCGGTCCCCCCGGCGAACATGCCGGCGCCGCAGCCAAGTCAGGAAAAAATGCGGCACATATGGCATCGCGACGACTCACCAATTAG
- a CDS encoding winged helix-turn-helix domain-containing protein translates to MSTLTAVQARRVAVAAQGLAEPKPSGPVTRAHLKRLISRIQVLQLDSVSVAVRAHYAPVFSRLGGYDRDVLDRVTWGPRSSRLLVEYWAHEAALMAVDDWPLLRWRMRQYRHGRWETHIVKGNPRLADDIVAAVTELGPSTAGQIEAYLAAEPTAAKGPWWNRSDTKWVAEALFASGVLTTATRVGFARHYDLVERVLPPHVLARQVDDGEAVRELTLRAATALGVGTEADIRDYFRLSAQQVKPAIADLAAAGELERLNVEGWSAPAYLAAGRSLPRRDRGTALLCPFDPLIFFRPRVERLFGFHYRIEIYTPAAKRRYGYYVWPLLLDGQLVARVDLKADRAADTLRVVGTFGEPDVSGPRVAAALAGELTAMASWLGLGGVSVSDRGDLAGQLRTEITRAG, encoded by the coding sequence ATGAGCACCTTGACCGCCGTGCAGGCCCGTCGGGTGGCGGTCGCCGCACAGGGTCTCGCCGAGCCCAAACCGAGCGGTCCGGTCACGCGGGCGCACCTCAAGCGGCTCATCTCGCGCATCCAGGTTCTTCAGCTGGACTCGGTTTCGGTGGCCGTGCGCGCGCACTATGCACCGGTGTTCAGCCGGCTCGGCGGGTACGACCGCGATGTGCTGGACCGGGTGACTTGGGGCCCGCGCTCGTCGCGGCTGCTGGTCGAATACTGGGCGCACGAAGCCGCCCTGATGGCCGTCGACGATTGGCCGCTGCTGCGTTGGCGGATGCGCCAATACCGGCACGGTCGCTGGGAGACTCACATCGTGAAAGGCAATCCCCGGTTGGCCGACGACATCGTAGCCGCGGTCACCGAGCTGGGGCCCAGTACCGCCGGCCAGATCGAGGCGTACCTGGCGGCGGAGCCGACTGCGGCCAAGGGCCCTTGGTGGAATCGCAGCGACACCAAGTGGGTCGCCGAAGCGTTGTTCGCCTCGGGAGTGCTCACCACGGCCACCCGGGTCGGCTTCGCCCGGCATTACGACCTGGTAGAACGGGTGCTGCCGCCGCACGTTCTGGCCCGGCAGGTCGACGACGGCGAGGCCGTTCGCGAGCTCACATTGCGGGCCGCCACCGCTCTGGGAGTGGGCACCGAAGCCGACATCCGCGACTATTTTCGCCTGTCCGCGCAACAGGTCAAGCCCGCGATCGCGGACTTGGCGGCTGCCGGTGAACTCGAGCGCCTCAACGTCGAGGGCTGGTCTGCGCCGGCGTATTTGGCCGCGGGCCGGTCGCTGCCGCGCCGAGACCGTGGTACCGCGCTGTTGTGTCCGTTTGACCCGCTGATCTTCTTTCGGCCCCGAGTGGAGCGGCTGTTCGGCTTTCACTACCGGATCGAGATCTACACTCCGGCGGCCAAACGCCGCTACGGCTACTACGTGTGGCCGCTGCTGCTGGACGGGCAGCTCGTCGCTCGAGTGGATCTCAAGGCGGACCGGGCCGCCGACACATTGCGCGTGGTAGGCACTTTCGGCGAACCTGACGTGTCCGGTCCCCGGGTGGCCGCAGCGCTGGCCGGGGAGCTGACCGCGATGGCGTCCTGGCTCGGGCTGGGTGGGGTCAGCGTTTCCGACCGGGGTGATCTGGCCGGGCAGTTGCGCACAGAAATCACCCGGGCCGGCTGA
- a CDS encoding aminotransferase class I/II-fold pyridoxal phosphate-dependent enzyme translates to MDSKLITVVKDVMDDARQRGVVFLDTEDEYFHGRSVTLDGRTVTSFSSCSYLGLEFHPALIGGVIEAGQRYGTQFSCSRAYLSHPLYSGAEYMLSELFGGHALLTPSTTLAHLAALPVLADERDAIVLDHQAHHSVHLGANQARAGGTRVELVRHEQLERAGDTIAQLARRHRTVWFCVDGVYSMYGDLAPVQLLQEALAIAPNVRLYVDDAHGMSWAGLHGRGSFLSRFPRDQRVVVATSLNKAFGAAGGCLVFDDPAELDLVRTSGGPLMFGGPVQPPMIGAVRASALIHLGPEIVVLQTALRARVDRVNARLAEAGLSAMAINETPIFFLHCGLPRVAYEVASRMLDDGIYVNSSVFPSVPMKHGGIRLSITAAHSFAEIDRVVDRLAVHIPAVLRDFQVPESQSTDVLASASPRAYLTAQSLAGTELRMESATSIRHLDRATWDSVLGEAAHCSWEAMAAAEAVYDVGNARPEHRWTFRYLLVRDRTGRVIAATFVTTLLLKDDMLSAEEVSRELEQRRATDPYYLTSKAVMTGSPLSEGNHVYLDRTAAWRDALRMILAAVDDEAERSEARTIIFRDLPAGDPEMQAFMLDEGLSRVPMLDTHTLTLDGMDEAKWYAALDKKKRYQLRPVFEHVKATDVSFHGAGLASLTFEETMHLHGLFEQLEGRKLRLNLFRLPATLLPAMLRSPSWELGVIRIRADAGGPPQPVAFWAAHKHGKTYAPFLCGLDDSWRDHDIYRSMILHWVRRARALSMCALRMGMDAEIEKRRFGARTEHTCLYVRTSDDYSGALLSEAVANVAVGQQIRPAGDQSSPVPSATESNEDQRCRATAET, encoded by the coding sequence ATGGACAGCAAACTGATCACAGTGGTTAAAGACGTTATGGACGATGCCAGACAACGCGGGGTGGTGTTCCTAGACACCGAGGATGAGTATTTTCACGGGCGATCCGTCACGCTCGACGGTCGCACCGTCACCTCCTTCTCGTCGTGTTCCTACCTGGGCTTAGAGTTCCATCCCGCCCTCATCGGCGGCGTCATCGAGGCGGGACAACGCTACGGCACCCAGTTCTCGTGTTCGCGGGCCTATCTTTCACACCCGCTCTACAGCGGGGCCGAGTACATGCTGTCCGAGCTTTTCGGTGGTCACGCCCTGCTGACACCCAGCACGACGTTGGCGCATCTGGCCGCTCTACCTGTATTGGCAGACGAACGGGACGCGATCGTCCTGGATCATCAAGCTCACCATTCGGTACACCTCGGCGCCAACCAGGCGCGTGCGGGTGGGACCCGGGTCGAGTTAGTGCGCCACGAGCAGCTGGAGCGGGCCGGTGACACCATTGCGCAACTGGCTCGCCGGCATCGGACGGTGTGGTTCTGTGTCGATGGCGTCTACTCCATGTATGGCGACCTCGCGCCTGTCCAACTCCTGCAGGAAGCCCTGGCAATCGCGCCCAACGTGCGGCTCTACGTTGATGACGCGCACGGAATGTCGTGGGCGGGACTGCACGGCCGAGGCAGCTTTCTGTCCAGGTTTCCGCGAGACCAGCGGGTAGTGGTCGCGACGTCGTTGAACAAAGCATTTGGCGCGGCCGGAGGCTGTTTGGTGTTCGACGACCCCGCGGAGTTGGATCTGGTCCGTACCAGTGGCGGTCCCCTGATGTTCGGTGGTCCCGTCCAGCCGCCGATGATCGGCGCGGTACGAGCTTCGGCTCTGATACACCTGGGTCCAGAAATTGTCGTGCTGCAGACAGCTCTGCGGGCCCGCGTGGACCGGGTCAATGCGCGGCTGGCCGAGGCCGGGCTCTCGGCCATGGCGATCAATGAGACCCCGATCTTCTTCCTACATTGCGGTCTTCCCCGGGTCGCCTACGAGGTCGCCAGCCGGATGCTCGATGACGGCATCTACGTGAATTCCTCGGTTTTTCCCTCGGTCCCGATGAAGCACGGAGGCATTCGGCTCAGCATCACCGCTGCGCACAGCTTCGCCGAGATCGACCGGGTCGTCGATCGATTGGCCGTTCATATCCCCGCGGTCCTCCGCGATTTCCAGGTGCCCGAGAGTCAATCGACCGATGTGCTCGCAAGCGCGAGCCCGCGCGCGTACCTTACGGCACAGTCGCTGGCAGGCACCGAGCTACGGATGGAGAGCGCGACCTCGATCCGACACCTCGACCGGGCTACCTGGGACAGCGTTTTGGGCGAGGCCGCGCATTGCAGCTGGGAGGCGATGGCTGCCGCCGAGGCAGTTTACGACGTTGGAAACGCAAGGCCCGAGCACCGCTGGACGTTCCGTTATCTCCTTGTCCGCGACCGCACTGGGCGTGTCATCGCGGCTACGTTTGTCACCACACTGCTGTTGAAGGACGACATGCTTTCCGCGGAGGAGGTTTCCCGAGAACTGGAACAGCGGCGCGCAACAGACCCGTACTATCTCACGTCCAAGGCGGTGATGACCGGTTCTCCGTTGTCCGAGGGAAATCACGTCTACCTCGACCGGACAGCCGCCTGGCGGGACGCGCTGCGAATGATATTGGCCGCCGTCGACGACGAAGCCGAACGCAGCGAGGCACGAACGATCATCTTCCGCGACCTGCCCGCCGGCGATCCCGAAATGCAGGCATTCATGCTCGACGAAGGCCTATCGAGGGTGCCGATGCTCGACACTCACACACTAACCCTCGACGGCATGGATGAGGCGAAATGGTATGCCGCGCTTGACAAGAAGAAGCGTTATCAGCTGCGGCCCGTTTTCGAGCACGTGAAGGCAACGGACGTTAGTTTCCACGGAGCCGGACTGGCGTCGTTGACCTTCGAGGAGACCATGCATCTGCACGGCCTCTTTGAGCAGCTGGAGGGAAGAAAGTTGCGGCTCAACCTATTCCGCCTGCCGGCCACGCTCCTGCCAGCGATGCTGCGCAGCCCCTCCTGGGAGCTTGGTGTGATACGGATTCGCGCCGACGCTGGGGGCCCCCCGCAGCCGGTCGCATTCTGGGCCGCGCACAAGCACGGCAAGACCTACGCACCCTTCCTCTGCGGCCTCGACGACAGCTGGCGCGATCACGACATATACCGTTCGATGATTCTGCACTGGGTTCGCAGGGCACGCGCCCTTTCGATGTGCGCACTACGGATGGGTATGGACGCCGAGATCGAGAAGCGCCGCTTTGGCGCCCGTACCGAACACACCTGCCTTTATGTGCGAACCAGTGATGACTACTCCGGCGCCCTACTCAGCGAGGCGGTCGCTAACGTTGCCGTGGGCCAACAGATTCGCCCAGCCGGTGACCAATCCTCGCCGGTGCCGTCGGCCACCGAGAGCAACGAGGATCAGCGGTGCCGCGCCACCGCCGAAACGTAG
- a CDS encoding dihydrofolate reductase produces the protein MNGLGLIWAQSTSGVIGRRGDIPWRLPEDLAHFKRVTMGHTVVMGRRTWESLPAEVRPLPGRRNVVLSRQPDFVADGAEVVESLDAVLTESETWVIGGGQIYALALPRASRCEVTEVEIDLAGEEGDARAPVLDKTWRGETGAWQVSRSGLRYRLHRYHRP, from the coding sequence ATGAACGGGCTGGGCCTGATCTGGGCTCAGTCGACATCCGGGGTGATCGGTCGCCGCGGGGATATCCCGTGGCGTCTGCCCGAGGATCTGGCCCACTTCAAGCGGGTCACCATGGGTCATACGGTTGTCATGGGTCGGCGCACCTGGGAGTCGCTGCCGGCCGAAGTGCGCCCGCTGCCCGGGCGCCGCAATGTCGTACTGAGCCGCCAGCCTGATTTCGTGGCTGACGGCGCCGAGGTGGTCGAGTCCCTCGATGCGGTGCTGACCGAGTCCGAGACGTGGGTGATCGGGGGTGGGCAGATCTACGCGCTGGCGCTACCGCGGGCCAGCCGGTGCGAGGTCACCGAGGTCGAGATTGACCTGGCGGGTGAGGAGGGCGACGCGCGGGCCCCCGTGCTCGACAAGACGTGGCGGGGTGAGACGGGGGCGTGGCAGGTCAGCCGGTCAGGCCTGCGCTACCGGTTGCACCGCTACCACCGGCCATGA
- a CDS encoding restriction endonuclease subunit S: MHVRLGDHLDFRNGSCSPTRTAGGHIPVYGSNGAIGFAAEHNATGPLIVVGRVGSYCGSLHYCEADIWVTDNAYLCRAKEADETRFWYYALQLCRLNKYRVGSGQPLLNQRTIRDVSVQVLEPRQRRPVAELLGALDDKIAANQRVIEAAEALMIAIVESICDHVPLSSLAIRSAAFLDPEEFDDVVAHFSLPAFDDGAQPQLVNGGSVRSGKFVLSVPCVLFAKLNPRIPRVWNVLTLPTRMALASTEFVVLRPIDIDTSALWSALRQPEVTNTLRQQVAGTSGSHQRIQPRDLLDVRVPDVRRLTSVAAQTITSLGAMCQAHRTECIRLSVLRDALLPLLMSGRVRLEVRR; the protein is encoded by the coding sequence GTGCACGTGAGGCTGGGTGATCATCTCGACTTCCGCAACGGAAGTTGCTCGCCCACGCGCACGGCGGGCGGGCACATTCCCGTCTATGGCTCCAACGGCGCGATCGGATTCGCGGCAGAACACAACGCGACCGGCCCCCTGATCGTAGTGGGACGCGTCGGATCATATTGCGGCAGCCTGCATTACTGCGAGGCCGATATCTGGGTCACCGACAACGCGTATCTGTGCCGAGCTAAAGAGGCCGACGAGACGCGATTCTGGTATTACGCGTTGCAACTCTGCCGCCTCAACAAGTACCGCGTCGGATCCGGCCAGCCACTGCTCAATCAGCGGACGATCCGCGATGTTTCGGTGCAGGTTCTCGAGCCTCGTCAACGTCGGCCGGTCGCAGAGTTGCTCGGCGCCCTCGACGACAAGATTGCCGCCAACCAACGCGTGATCGAGGCCGCAGAGGCCTTGATGATTGCCATTGTCGAGTCGATCTGCGACCACGTGCCGCTGTCGAGCCTGGCGATTCGTTCGGCCGCATTCCTCGATCCTGAAGAATTCGATGACGTCGTAGCGCATTTCAGCCTTCCGGCGTTCGACGATGGTGCGCAACCACAGCTGGTCAACGGTGGATCGGTACGGAGCGGAAAGTTTGTGCTCTCGGTGCCGTGCGTGCTATTCGCAAAGCTCAATCCGAGGATTCCGCGGGTCTGGAACGTGCTGACGCTGCCTACGCGGATGGCGTTGGCAAGCACGGAGTTCGTCGTACTGCGGCCCATCGACATCGACACCTCGGCGTTGTGGTCGGCGCTACGACAACCCGAAGTCACCAACACCTTACGACAGCAGGTTGCTGGAACGTCGGGGAGTCACCAGCGCATCCAGCCGCGCGATTTGCTCGATGTCCGGGTACCGGATGTGCGTCGCCTGACGAGCGTGGCGGCGCAGACGATCACCAGTCTTGGGGCCATGTGTCAGGCACACCGCACCGAGTGCATCAGGCTCTCTGTCCTGCGCGACGCGTTGCTTCCGCTGCTGATGTCCGGTCGGGTCCGGCTCGAGGTTCGGCGGTAG
- a CDS encoding class I SAM-dependent DNA methyltransferase yields MATSTTRDLNETLWKAAEKLRGSLPASQYKDVVLGLVFLKYVSDARKEHNALVVPPAAHWESLAANATSPTIGQLVDEAMRALMRDNPSLAGMLPLLFRNVDRRRLGELIDVLGQTRFGRSGNRRARDLIGEVYEYFLGNFARAEGKRGGEFFTPPCVVAVIVGVLEPSKGRVYDPCCGSGGMFVQTERFIAQHDGDRNKVLLYGQESVEQTWRMAKMNLAVHGIDDIGLGTCWADTFVTDHHAGVQMDFVMANPPFNIKDWARDQHDPRWCFGVPPAGNANFAWIQHILSKLAPRGKAGVVMANGSMSSTTNGEGEIRARIVQADLVSCMVALPTQLFRSTGIPVCLWFFARDKGERSGQVLFIDARGLGHLVDRTERVLTREDIARIGDTYHAWFAKRLVYKDVAGFCKSASLDDIRAGGYVLTPGRYVGAPAGLGDAEPVDEKMARLTTDLVAALDESARLDKIVRDQVERLRCT; encoded by the coding sequence ATGGCCACCTCGACGACCAGGGACCTCAACGAGACCCTCTGGAAGGCCGCCGAAAAGCTGCGCGGATCGCTGCCGGCCAGCCAATACAAGGACGTCGTGTTGGGGCTTGTTTTCTTGAAGTACGTCTCTGACGCGCGCAAGGAGCACAACGCACTTGTGGTGCCGCCCGCGGCGCACTGGGAATCGTTGGCGGCCAACGCGACGTCGCCGACGATCGGTCAGCTTGTCGACGAGGCGATGCGGGCGCTGATGCGGGATAATCCGTCGCTTGCCGGGATGTTGCCGCTGCTGTTTCGCAACGTGGACCGGCGTCGGCTCGGAGAACTGATCGACGTGCTTGGGCAAACGCGGTTCGGTAGGTCGGGTAATCGTCGAGCGCGTGACCTGATCGGTGAGGTCTACGAGTACTTCCTCGGCAATTTCGCCCGCGCGGAAGGCAAGCGGGGCGGCGAGTTCTTCACGCCGCCGTGTGTTGTTGCGGTGATCGTCGGAGTTCTCGAACCGTCAAAGGGGCGGGTGTATGACCCGTGCTGCGGTTCCGGCGGGATGTTCGTACAAACCGAACGGTTCATCGCCCAACATGACGGGGACCGCAATAAGGTGTTGCTCTACGGCCAGGAGAGTGTCGAGCAGACCTGGCGAATGGCGAAAATGAACCTGGCGGTCCACGGCATCGACGACATCGGCTTGGGTACCTGCTGGGCGGATACATTCGTCACCGATCACCACGCTGGCGTTCAGATGGATTTCGTGATGGCCAATCCGCCTTTCAATATCAAGGATTGGGCCCGAGACCAGCACGACCCGCGGTGGTGCTTCGGCGTCCCACCTGCCGGAAACGCAAACTTCGCTTGGATTCAGCACATCCTGTCGAAACTGGCGCCACGCGGCAAGGCCGGTGTGGTGATGGCCAACGGCTCGATGTCGTCGACAACCAACGGGGAAGGTGAAATTCGCGCTCGGATCGTCCAGGCCGACCTGGTGTCGTGCATGGTCGCCTTGCCCACCCAGTTGTTCCGCAGCACTGGAATTCCGGTGTGTCTGTGGTTCTTTGCCCGGGACAAGGGCGAGCGATCTGGTCAGGTGTTATTCATCGACGCGCGCGGCCTCGGGCACCTGGTGGACCGCACGGAGCGCGTACTGACCCGTGAAGACATTGCCCGCATTGGCGATACATACCACGCCTGGTTCGCGAAAAGACTCGTATACAAGGATGTTGCCGGGTTCTGCAAATCGGCTTCGCTGGACGACATCAGGGCCGGCGGGTACGTGCTCACGCCGGGAAGATATGTGGGTGCGCCCGCGGGCCTGGGCGACGCCGAACCCGTTGACGAGAAGATGGCCCGGTTGACGACGGACCTGGTGGCCGCGCTCGATGAGTCCGCGCGGCTGGACAAGATCGTGCGCGACCAGGTGGAGCGCCTTCGGTGCACGTGA